One window of Thermocoleostomius sinensis A174 genomic DNA carries:
- a CDS encoding pentapeptide repeat-containing protein: MDVDELIQQYAAGERNFAGVNLAGADFTGINLSGANLTGAFLPFTRFDRSILTETCLKGAFLYGSKMQYVKLGGADLSQCDFTKANLTGANLVKTNLTEAKLTGAVFQSVNLRQASLKSVNFCGANLSHINLYAANLESADLSWANLSNAKLSGANLRGACLLHVKLCGAFVNGVDLSGAELDGVDMSRARLNGVNFNQANLTATNLTHAQLKRASLIQANLRAANLTGATLAKADLSEAHLSRSNLTSANLHYANLSGANLNGANLTGANAEHANLRSAYLWMAQLRNANLNHANLRGAQLQGTTLDGADLRNILSDPTTRFPSPLHTIAEQFSWLRTS; encoded by the coding sequence ATGGATGTTGATGAATTAATACAACAGTATGCGGCGGGTGAGCGCAATTTTGCTGGAGTGAATTTAGCCGGAGCCGACTTCACTGGCATCAATTTAAGCGGCGCAAACTTGACCGGAGCATTTTTGCCGTTTACCAGATTCGATCGCAGCATTTTAACGGAAACCTGTTTGAAGGGCGCGTTTTTATATGGCTCTAAGATGCAATACGTTAAACTGGGCGGTGCAGACTTAAGCCAGTGTGATTTCACCAAGGCTAACCTCACGGGGGCTAATTTGGTGAAAACCAACTTAACGGAGGCAAAGCTGACTGGCGCGGTTTTCCAGTCCGTGAACTTGCGGCAAGCTAGCCTCAAAAGCGTTAATTTCTGTGGTGCAAATTTAAGTCACATTAATCTCTATGCTGCCAATTTGGAAAGCGCTGATTTAAGTTGGGCAAATTTGTCGAACGCCAAACTCAGCGGGGCAAATCTACGTGGAGCCTGTTTGCTACATGTGAAGCTTTGTGGTGCATTCGTCAATGGGGTCGATTTAAGCGGGGCAGAGCTTGATGGGGTTGATATGAGCCGAGCACGCCTCAACGGTGTGAATTTTAACCAGGCTAATTTAACTGCCACCAATTTAACGCACGCCCAGCTAAAGCGCGCCTCGCTGATCCAAGCGAATTTGCGGGCTGCCAATTTAACCGGAGCCACCTTGGCAAAAGCAGATCTCAGTGAAGCCCATCTCAGCCGTAGCAATCTCACGTCGGCTAATTTGCATTACGCCAATCTCAGTGGGGCTAACCTCAATGGGGCTAACCTGACCGGAGCAAATGCAGAACACGCCAACTTACGAAGCGCCTATCTTTGGATGGCACAATTGCGCAACGCGAATCTAAACCACGCGAATTTACGGGGGGCACAACTGCAAGGCACAACCCTAGACGGGGCTGACCTTCGCAACATTCTCTCTGATCCGACAACCCGGTTTCCCTCACCATTGCATACAATTGCAGAACAGTTTTCGTGGTTGCGTACATCCTAA
- a CDS encoding GNAT family N-acetyltransferase yields MAVWSAGTTDEELWQTKLHTRSTDVAEANGQIVGFAMLDSNGYIDCFYCHHNYQQQGIGSQLLHHLETIASALGIRRPFSEVSITATPFFQRKGYGVVTKQRVEQQGVSFCNFLMEKYLER; encoded by the coding sequence ATTGCTGTATGGTCTGCGGGCACGACTGATGAAGAACTTTGGCAAACTAAACTGCACACGCGATCGACCGATGTTGCCGAAGCTAACGGACAAATTGTAGGATTTGCCATGCTTGACTCTAACGGCTACATCGACTGCTTTTACTGTCATCACAACTATCAACAGCAAGGGATTGGCTCTCAGTTATTGCATCACCTAGAAACGATCGCATCCGCGTTAGGAATCCGGCGACCTTTTTCTGAAGTTAGCATTACAGCCACACCATTTTTTCAACGCAAAGGATATGGTGTGGTGACGAAACAAAGAGTGGAACAACAGGGTGTATCGTTCTGTAACTTCT